One genomic segment of Paenibacillus xylanexedens includes these proteins:
- a CDS encoding sigma factor G inhibitor Gin, whose translation MEEHAEHTCIICEQRKREGIFIVSEFICDTCEAEMVHTDAQDAKYNYFIHQMKQIWVQKNA comes from the coding sequence ATGGAAGAACATGCCGAACACACATGTATTATCTGCGAGCAAAGAAAAAGAGAAGGCATTTTTATTGTATCTGAATTCATATGTGACACTTGTGAAGCAGAAATGGTTCATACCGACGCGCAGGATGCCAAGTACAATTATTTTATTCATCAAATGAAGCAAATTTGGGTACAAAAAAACGCATAA